The DNA segment GTGAATTTTATGAGTGCCTTATCCATTGTCATCCTCATGCATCCACTGTACTGTACATGTGGCGTGAAACCAGTCGACATGGATTTGATTCAAATACCATCATATCGGAATTTACAAGCATTTTATGTTTCCTTGGGTCAATGTTTTAGGGGATAAGAAATCATAGTGTGAGGAAATGAAATTTTAGATATTATGACTTGATTAAActataaatatttcatgtatctctatattttatattttaatgggGAAGAATAAAATAtgagaaaatatataattttttttataatttatatgagATAAAACTTGTGTTTGgatatattcttcttcttttttttataaaattttatcttataaattttaatactttgatttcaattaaaaataataattgaaaaTCTCAGTAAATATTTTGTGCCATCGTCATATGATCTTAGATAAAATGTGTCTTCGTCATTtaccatttttttaaaaaataatgatcattcaattgactaaatatatatatattttttaaaatattaaatttatttgatttaatatTATCTCTTAAATATATAATCTGTGTTAAACGATGATCTTTCAAGTCAGTAAAGAAAAAATATGTTACTGTACTGTTGTAATACCGACACTCGTCCTCTACTCGCAAGCTCCGTAGTCCAATAATGTCCTCCCTGAGGACCATCTCCACACACAGCAGGTGGAGGTGCCCTGTTTCCATAGAATATGGTGTAGCCTAACAGCGGCTACGGGTGCACCtcctcctctcctgcagccttttCCGACGCAACCTTCGTCTTCCCTCCCCTCGCCGTTCAACGTGGGACGTACCCTTTCTTCCCCTCACTCACACacacagccacagccacagcagcagcagcagcagcagcggcagcagccAGAAAGAGACAACACCGAGGTGCCTGACACCAGACGGATAGGAAGACAGAGCAAGGGCCATAGATGGAACACGTCGCGCGCGCCCACTGGCGACGGATCACCTCTGCTTTTCTCTCCGTCCAAAGGCCGACTGCGACCTCTCCTTTGGTGGATCATCCGTTGGCGCCTTCGTCCGGGGAGAAAGCGACGGCGAGACGAGGACACCACGAGCTACTACACTCCAACTGCAACAGGCCATTTCTCGACGTGTAAGAGCTGGTCGAAGCGGGTGGAGGAGCTTCGGCCATGGCCAGCGAGGGAATAATGTTGGGGAGATTGCCACGTCCGCAGAGCATATCCACCACGGGAACAGCAGCGCCTGCTGCATGCATGCCTGCCATTAGCTCCCCTCTTACGTGCATGAAACTTCGCAAGTCATTTTGTCCGAGGAATAGATCAATTAGAATATTATTAATACTATCAACTCGATAGATTAATTGATTCATCAACTTCATTTAATCTAAATTACTTTACTTACTTTGAATATGAGACCAAGCGGGATATTTCAACTTAAAAGGAAATCTTTGTTTTGGTCTCCCAACAGTGATCAAAGTAGATGGGCAAGTCAACGCCGACATCGTCAGCAACGACTGAGAACGCACGTCGACCGCTGTGTGTTAACCCCAACAGCATCTACAGTATCGAACACTGCGGGCAAGGGCAGTGGTGGTAATTTACCTGACCTTGCGTCCAACTCCAGGAagggttagagagagagagagagattcattcCTCCTTATCCGTTCCTTCCTCCTAAAGAGACAAAAGCCAAGCAAACGAGAGGAGCATTTTTAATGTCTGTATCTAAACTGTACATGTATTGTGTTacaagagggggagagagagagagttcaggaaacctttgtcttcttcctcccttccagtctctctctctctctctctcctcacttGTAGCCTTGTTGCCGCTGCACAGATCCAAACTGGGTTAAGAACTCGATCCCATACCACCGGTTCTTAATATACAAATCAAATCGAATCTTTCGCCAGCCTAACATGAGTTGCACACTAGTTTTCTTCCCAAGAACACTAAGCAAAGAGAATATGATGGGTTGGTTGCACAACGAGGGCATTACCTGCAATGAAGGGAGACGCTCCTCTCCCGTCACAGCACATACATCAATCTATCAACCCCAACTGGCCTACTCTTACTGTAATCATCCTTGGGATCATCTCGACATGAGATTTCTACGATCCTCCACGTTGATCGGCCGTCTCATCACTTGGTGAAACACACAAATGCCTTGACTATTTGATTTGAGATTTCCTGGAGAGTGCAAAATATTTTATGCACTGTTTTCTTGCGTAGATTGGAAAAGAAGGCCTATAGATGTGATTGAGATGAAATCTACCGCTTTCtacttcgtcttcctcctcctcctccactacGCAGTGAGGGTGGGGTCCACTCCGCCGAGTTATTTCCATTAAGGCCGCCCGAATTTGTCGCCTCCTTCTCTGCCTTCGACAGCTCCCTACTCTCCTCGCGTGCTGCTTTCTACCTCCTCTCTCTCTGCTTTTTGTATCCGCGCCTCGTCTTTCTTTGCCATTGATAGTTTCCCCGGGATTAGCGGGATCGATGACAGGAAGAAGCGAAAGAGGGTACCGGGAAGAAGCGTAGTCGGTGCCGGGAGAGGGAGGAGCCCGTGTCATGAGAAAAGGAGAGAGCTTTCTTTGGCTTTGATGCTATTTCGTCTCTGCTTCTTGATCTTACCCGCCCGCTGAGCACGGTTTCGCCATGGCTGGAAGCAACGAGATTAACGCCAACGAATCAAAGGTGCTCGCTCTCTCTTCTTTAATGTCTTCTGCATTAGATTTCCATTTCTGATCGGTCGGCAGCGCGGCTGTCTGTTCGATGTTAGGGTTTGGCCTACTTGATTTGTATCTATCTGCGGGTTTCGTGATGATTCATTCTTGTTTGGTTCGATTTGGCAAAAATCGGAGCTTTGATGGATTCGATTCGATTTGGTAATCCCTTGTGCTTTCCATTCCGATTTGGTAAACGAAGAGCCCCATTCGTTTCGTGTCGTCTGCATCATCTCGTAGATTTCGATCAGGTAGAGCGAAAAAACACGCTTTTCGAATCGTTagcagctcctcctcctcctcttcccataATGCTGGAAAGTTTGCTTTTTGATGCACATTCGCCTTCCGTTCTTCCTGTACTTGATCGAAAGCTTGAAGCAGAGGAAGGCCTCCTTGTCGCTCTCTTGATCTCACCTCCTCTTCGCTGTGTTCGATGACGGCGCAGACGGTGGTTCCGCTCAACACATGGGTCCTCATCTCCAACTTCAAGCTGGCCTACAACATGCTGCGCCGCCCGGACGGCACGTTCGACCGCCACCTCGCCGAGTTCCTCGACCGCAAGGTTCCCGCCAATGTCGCCCCCGTCAATGGCGTCGTCTCGTTCGACGTCCTCATCGACCGCCCCACGAGCCTTCTCGCCCGAATCTACCGCCCTGCCACCGCCTCCGCTGCCGTCGCGCTCCTCCCCGACCTGTGCCGGCCGCCCTCGCCCGACCCCTTCcccgtcatcatcttcttccacGGCGGCAGCTTCGCCCACTCCTCATCCAACAGCGCCATCTACGACTCACTTTGCCGCCGGTTCGTATCCCTCTGCGGCGCCGTCGTTGTGTCCGTCAATTACCGCCGAGCACCCGAGCACAAGTACCCCTGCGCCTACGACGACGGATGGGCTGCGCTCCGGTGGGCGTCGGGCGAGCCATGGCTTCGCAGCGGAAGGGACGCCAAGCTCCGGGTGTTCCTCGCGGGGGACAGCTCGGGGGGGAACATCGCGCACCACGTGGCCGTCAGGGCAGCGAAGTCCGGAGTCGAAGTCTCCGGCAACGTGCTCCTCAACCCGATGTTCGG comes from the Musa acuminata AAA Group cultivar baxijiao chromosome BXJ2-8, Cavendish_Baxijiao_AAA, whole genome shotgun sequence genome and includes:
- the LOC103993737 gene encoding gibberellin receptor GID1C: MAGSNEINANESKTVVPLNTWVLISNFKLAYNMLRRPDGTFDRHLAEFLDRKVPANVAPVNGVVSFDVLIDRPTSLLARIYRPATASAAVALLPDLCRPPSPDPFPVIIFFHGGSFAHSSSNSAIYDSLCRRFVSLCGAVVVSVNYRRAPEHKYPCAYDDGWAALRWASGEPWLRSGRDAKLRVFLAGDSSGGNIAHHVAVRAAKSGVEVSGNVLLNPMFGGNRRTESEKRLDRKYFVTIEDRDWYWKAYLPEGANRDHPASNPLGPNGAKLEGLPFTRSLVVVAGLDLVQDWQLAYAQGLKKAGHSVKLVYREQATIGFYLLPNTDHFYQVMDEIHDFVGSNL